A region of Streptomyces deccanensis DNA encodes the following proteins:
- a CDS encoding DUF503 domain-containing protein, giving the protein MYVGTLSFDLLLGDVRSLKEKRSVVRPIVAELHRKFAVSVAEVDHMDLHRRAVIGLAVVSGDTGHLTDVLDRCERLVAARPEVELLSVRRRLHGDDD; this is encoded by the coding sequence ATGTACGTGGGGACTCTGTCCTTCGATCTCCTCCTCGGCGACGTACGGTCACTGAAGGAGAAGCGCTCCGTCGTCCGCCCCATCGTGGCCGAGCTCCACCGCAAGTTCGCGGTGAGCGTGGCGGAGGTCGACCATATGGATCTGCACCGCAGGGCCGTGATCGGCCTGGCCGTGGTCTCCGGCGACACGGGGCACCTGACCGACGTACTGGACCGGTGCGAACGGCTGGTCGCCGCACGTCCCGAGGTGGAGCTGCTGTCGGTACGGCGGCGCCTGCACGGCGACGACGACTGA
- the truB gene encoding tRNA pseudouridine(55) synthase TruB, whose product MTQQRQNTTPDGLVIVDKPSGFTSHDVVAKMRGIARTRRVGHAGTLDPMATGVLVLGVEKATKLLGHLALTEKEYLGTIRLGQTTVTDDAEGEITASVDASKVTRDAVDAGVAELTGRIMQVPSKVSAIKIDGVRSYKRARDGEDFEIPARPVTISSFAVYDVREGVAEDGTPVLDLVVSVVCSSGTYIRALARDLGAGLGVGGHLTALRRTRVGPYKLDSARTLDQLQEELTVMPVADAAAAAFPRWDVDDKRARLLLNGVRLDMPEEYTDQGATAVFDPTGRFLALVESHKGKAKSLAVFG is encoded by the coding sequence ATGACCCAGCAGCGCCAGAACACCACGCCCGACGGCCTTGTCATCGTCGACAAGCCGTCGGGCTTCACTTCGCACGATGTCGTCGCCAAGATGCGGGGCATCGCCCGGACCCGGCGGGTCGGGCACGCGGGGACGCTCGACCCGATGGCCACCGGCGTGCTCGTCCTGGGGGTGGAGAAGGCGACCAAGCTCCTCGGTCACCTCGCGCTCACGGAGAAGGAGTACCTCGGCACCATCCGGCTCGGGCAGACGACGGTCACCGACGACGCCGAGGGCGAGATCACGGCGTCGGTCGACGCGTCGAAGGTCACCCGGGACGCGGTCGACGCCGGTGTGGCCGAGCTGACCGGCCGGATCATGCAGGTGCCGTCCAAGGTCAGCGCCATCAAGATCGACGGCGTGCGGTCGTACAAACGGGCCCGCGACGGCGAGGACTTCGAGATCCCCGCCCGGCCCGTGACCATCTCCTCCTTCGCCGTGTACGACGTCCGCGAGGGCGTCGCCGAGGACGGCACCCCCGTTCTCGACCTGGTGGTGTCGGTGGTGTGCTCCTCCGGGACGTACATCCGGGCCCTCGCCCGTGATCTGGGCGCGGGCCTCGGAGTCGGCGGCCACCTCACGGCGCTGCGCCGCACGCGCGTCGGCCCCTACAAGCTGGACTCCGCGCGGACCCTCGACCAGCTCCAGGAGGAGTTGACCGTCATGCCGGTCGCCGACGCCGCCGCGGCCGCGTTCCCCCGCTGGGACGTGGATGACAAGCGCGCTCGGCTCCTGCTGAACGGAGTCCGCCTGGACATGCCGGAGGAGTACACGGACCAGGGTGCCACCGCCGTCTTCGACCCCACGGGCCGCTTCCTGGCCCTGGTCGAAAGCCACAAGGGCAAGGCGAAGAGCCTGGCCGTCTTCGGCTGA
- a CDS encoding bifunctional riboflavin kinase/FAD synthetase: protein MQRWRGLEDIPEDWGRSVVTIGSYDGVHRGHQLILRHAVERARELGVPSVAVTFDPHPSEVVRPGTHPPLLAPHHRRAELMAELGVDAVLILPFTTEFSRLSPADFVVKVLVDKLHAKAVVEGPNFRFGHKAAGDVAFLAEQGKTYDFDVEVVDLFVTGEAGGGQPFSSTLTRRLVGEGDVEGAGEILGRPHRVEGVVVRGAQRGRELGFPTANVETLPHTAIPADGVYAGWLHVAGEAMPAAISVGTNPQFDGTERTVEAYAIDRVGLDLYGLHVAVDFLAFVRGQAKFDSLEALLVAMGEDVKKCRELIGAHEAQ from the coding sequence GTGCAGCGCTGGCGTGGCTTGGAGGACATCCCCGAGGACTGGGGGCGCAGCGTCGTCACCATCGGTTCCTACGACGGGGTGCACCGCGGGCACCAGCTGATCCTCCGGCACGCCGTGGAACGCGCGCGTGAGCTGGGCGTTCCCTCCGTCGCCGTCACCTTCGACCCGCACCCCAGCGAGGTCGTGCGCCCCGGCACACACCCCCCGCTACTCGCCCCGCACCACCGCCGCGCCGAACTGATGGCCGAGCTGGGTGTGGACGCGGTCCTGATCCTGCCCTTCACGACGGAGTTCTCACGGCTGTCCCCGGCCGACTTCGTCGTCAAGGTGCTGGTCGACAAGCTGCACGCCAAGGCCGTCGTCGAGGGCCCCAACTTCCGCTTCGGACACAAGGCGGCCGGGGACGTGGCGTTCCTGGCCGAGCAGGGCAAGACGTACGACTTCGACGTCGAGGTGGTCGACCTGTTCGTCACCGGCGAGGCGGGCGGCGGTCAGCCGTTCTCCTCGACGCTGACCCGGCGGCTGGTCGGCGAGGGTGATGTCGAGGGAGCGGGCGAGATCCTCGGCCGTCCGCACCGCGTCGAGGGCGTCGTCGTACGCGGCGCCCAGCGCGGCCGTGAGCTGGGCTTCCCGACGGCCAACGTCGAGACGCTCCCGCACACCGCGATCCCCGCCGACGGCGTCTACGCCGGCTGGCTGCACGTCGCCGGCGAGGCCATGCCCGCCGCGATCTCCGTCGGCACCAACCCGCAGTTCGACGGCACCGAGCGCACGGTCGAGGCGTACGCCATCGACCGCGTCGGCCTCGACCTCTACGGCCTCCACGTCGCCGTCGACTTCCTCGCCTTCGTGCGCGGCCAGGCGAAGTTCGACTCGTTGGAGGCGCTCCTCGTCGCGATGGGCGAGGACGTCAAGAAGTGCCGGGAGCTGATCGGGGCGCACGAGGCGCAGTAG
- a CDS encoding trypsin-like peptidase domain-containing protein, with amino-acid sequence MVVRGRRATDDGRRAARDEVLVRVGDLAGRPRGTGFVADHHGTVVTSHEAVDGLARIVVHATGDRVCVVTSDAVTPLPALDLALIRTQGLCVDPLPFALRDEVETGAYVRIAAGGWREARVLGTADVTYTATDGFHLLRGALELAIGTAGSEALRLGGGAAGGPVLDMTTGAVLGVLGTALEAQHRATGFAVPLRGWRAEQPLAELLARNAATVPAYGTDLNLAGVLELTATTVGSDGPGAGAGAVAAAGADPVERVDVVREFTAFAEGPATVLGLVGPPGSGRTTELAALAARRGRGSAPAPTLWLRGADLLSADTSVADAARRALERAGRIVAASASASAASVASAAGSGAGSSGEWGASPDPGDAGGWGGSGRAGRAAGSADARWATGTDGPPGSVGTAGGGVEDGFAASGGWAASDFSAAFAASAGAHGGEGSSAGVAGEGAAGVERPCLPGRYQGELGDIRPERLARLAGAEGRPLLLLLDGPEEMPPTLAHRLAEWTAGTVEWLRANGARLVVACRAEYWERAGAHFPAELLHGEAPGAQEQLLPACVRLGDLTESEARRARLRYGIPEDALTAADARHPLTLRLLSEIRAALPTPSHGGPDEDAASAGPPDEHLTGTAARTTGPDEEPEPRVQADGLGPDTQDPTDSAYHRLRPPRSAAEPPQPKHPTTTAYTSGPAAHASDPAPHASGSAAHAAGCAAHASGSTHTSGCAAHASGPTPHASGSAAHASGPTPHASGSAAHASGAAAHAAGSAAHASGPTPHAPGPATPASGPTPHPSGAPTSPPTSSARPGRDDVLGGYLDLMCLRVAVRLAAVNGVRGAAVRRLAAQVSGQVHEAARRCLGPGQGELDRAAFEAVFPWGPVPGRRLGGTTGWASAVLTEGLLVPAGDGYRFAHEELADWIQGAHLDLDAALHALVHHGWVAQAESRRGWGTMPSEARVRRQARRATRNLPVPRHRIGPVVHALLLLGRQQGPTELAGRLEELLDALDALLPPGTPAPDDPTWWATRLLAEVLLRVPDATPYTRVLRFLTERIGAWRAQGRGVPAEFGPDFWASLPLPEAERFDLLRRLVVADPATGEGPRYLDAVSRLLAADPAAVQPLLTRWFPDDTPLVATPDATVATAAQALLHTHRRSALDELTEALVDSAHRRGDELLAVLSEEEPSAVCRAVDRWAHDDRPARRVAGLAYALRTAPHVRTDADRELLRYAALALLGRPADVTLHSGALALLVRDPLTRQRYLPQALERFAAGDPQLPASAVVTALATDPDPVLDAFRARLRTPGAEGSDGEALRTLAEVTTPGLARRVTTLVREVVAQRPEVAGHVAVYVDRRLEHGPGTRAVLFPLVSGLIVDGPVQVRAALAAVFAEPGTPVSGPLRRELLDLLMATERDPSVLDALLRAVVAGTTDRAGSSEGEGAGGGRGAAVRVLVHRIGLLLVRTPEGATRFDWALVDLARHVPGFAELVAGWLNGTPQEWAAVVGPSTRRMIENLAGLPGVRVPA; translated from the coding sequence ATGGTGGTACGGGGCCGTCGGGCGACCGACGACGGCCGCCGGGCGGCGCGGGACGAAGTCCTGGTGCGGGTCGGCGACCTGGCGGGACGACCACGCGGCACGGGCTTCGTCGCCGACCACCACGGCACGGTCGTCACCAGCCACGAGGCGGTGGACGGGCTGGCCCGGATCGTGGTGCACGCCACCGGCGACCGTGTCTGCGTGGTGACGTCCGACGCGGTCACCCCGCTGCCCGCCCTCGATCTCGCGCTCATCCGCACCCAGGGCCTGTGCGTGGACCCGCTGCCCTTCGCCTTGCGGGACGAGGTCGAGACGGGCGCGTACGTCCGTATCGCGGCCGGCGGCTGGCGCGAGGCACGGGTCCTGGGCACGGCGGACGTCACGTACACCGCGACCGACGGCTTCCATCTGCTGCGCGGCGCCCTGGAGTTGGCGATCGGCACCGCCGGGAGCGAGGCGCTCCGGCTGGGCGGGGGCGCGGCCGGGGGACCCGTGCTCGACATGACCACGGGCGCCGTACTGGGCGTCCTCGGCACCGCCCTGGAGGCACAGCACCGGGCCACCGGCTTCGCCGTGCCCCTGCGCGGCTGGCGGGCCGAACAGCCACTGGCCGAACTGCTCGCACGCAACGCGGCGACCGTACCGGCGTACGGGACGGATCTGAACCTGGCGGGGGTGCTGGAGCTCACGGCCACGACGGTGGGCTCGGACGGGCCGGGCGCCGGTGCCGGGGCCGTGGCGGCGGCCGGCGCCGATCCCGTCGAACGAGTCGACGTCGTACGGGAGTTCACCGCCTTCGCCGAGGGTCCCGCCACCGTTCTCGGTCTCGTCGGCCCGCCCGGCAGCGGCCGTACGACGGAACTGGCCGCCCTCGCCGCCCGACGCGGCCGGGGCTCCGCCCCCGCCCCCACGCTCTGGCTCCGCGGCGCCGACCTCCTCTCCGCCGACACCTCCGTGGCGGACGCGGCCCGACGCGCCCTGGAACGGGCGGGACGGATCGTGGCGGCCTCCGCGTCGGCATCGGCGGCATCAGTGGCATCGGCGGCGGGGTCGGGCGCGGGGAGTTCGGGGGAGTGGGGCGCTTCGCCGGATCCGGGCGACGCCGGTGGGTGGGGCGGGTCTGGGCGTGCCGGACGCGCCGCCGGTTCCGCTGACGCGAGGTGGGCCACCGGGACGGATGGGCCGCCGGGATCGGTCGGGACCGCCGGGGGCGGGGTGGAGGACGGGTTCGCCGCGTCGGGCGGGTGGGCCGCGTCGGACTTCTCGGCCGCCTTCGCCGCGTCCGCGGGTGCCCACGGCGGTGAGGGCTCCTCGGCAGGGGTTGCGGGAGAGGGGGCGGCCGGGGTCGAACGGCCGTGCCTGCCCGGTCGCTACCAGGGTGAGTTGGGGGACATCCGGCCGGAGCGGCTCGCGCGGCTCGCGGGGGCGGAGGGACGCCCGCTGCTGTTGCTGCTCGACGGGCCCGAGGAGATGCCGCCGACGCTCGCGCACCGACTGGCCGAGTGGACCGCGGGCACGGTCGAATGGCTGCGCGCGAACGGAGCCCGGCTCGTGGTGGCCTGCCGCGCCGAGTACTGGGAGCGGGCCGGGGCGCACTTCCCCGCGGAGCTGCTGCACGGGGAGGCTCCCGGCGCGCAGGAGCAGCTGCTGCCCGCCTGTGTGCGCCTGGGCGACCTGACCGAGAGCGAGGCCCGGCGGGCCCGCCTGCGGTACGGCATCCCCGAGGACGCGCTCACCGCCGCGGACGCCCGCCACCCCCTCACCCTGCGCCTCCTGTCCGAGATCCGAGCGGCCCTGCCGACCCCCTCGCACGGCGGGCCCGACGAGGACGCCGCCTCCGCCGGACCACCGGACGAGCACCTGACCGGGACGGCCGCACGGACCACGGGGCCCGACGAAGAGCCGGAGCCCCGGGTTCAGGCCGACGGCCTTGGCCCGGACACCCAGGACCCGACCGATTCCGCGTACCACCGCCTCCGCCCCCCACGCTCGGCCGCCGAGCCCCCGCAGCCCAAGCACCCGACGACGACCGCCTACACCTCCGGCCCCGCTGCGCACGCTTCCGACCCCGCCCCACACGCTTCCGGCTCCGCTGCGCATGCCGCGGGCTGTGCTGCGCACGCTTCTGGCAGTACGCACACTTCTGGCTGTGCTGCGCATGCCTCCGGTCCCACCCCGCATGCCTCCGGCTCTGCTGCGCATGCCTCCGGTCCCACCCCGCATGCCTCCGGCTCTGCTGCGCATGCTTCCGGTGCTGCTGCGCATGCCGCTGGCTCCGCTGCGCATGCCTCCGGCCCCACCCCACATGCCCCTGGCCCGGCTACGCCCGCCTCCGGCCCAACCCCACACCCCTCCGGCGCCCCCACCTCACCCCCCACCTCCTCGGCCCGCCCCGGGAGGGACGACGTGTTGGGGGGCTATCTGGATCTGATGTGTCTGCGGGTCGCCGTGCGGCTTGCCGCGGTGAACGGGGTGCGAGGGGCGGCCGTGCGGCGGCTGGCGGCGCAGGTGTCGGGGCAGGTGCACGAGGCCGCCCGGCGGTGTCTCGGCCCCGGGCAGGGGGAGTTGGACCGGGCGGCGTTCGAAGCCGTCTTCCCCTGGGGCCCCGTGCCGGGACGGCGGCTCGGCGGCACCACCGGCTGGGCCTCCGCCGTGCTCACCGAGGGCCTGCTCGTCCCGGCCGGCGACGGCTACCGCTTCGCCCACGAGGAACTCGCCGACTGGATCCAGGGCGCACACCTGGACCTCGACGCCGCCCTGCACGCGCTGGTGCACCACGGCTGGGTCGCCCAGGCCGAGTCACGGCGGGGCTGGGGCACGATGCCCTCGGAGGCCCGCGTGCGCAGGCAGGCCCGCCGGGCCACCCGCAACCTCCCCGTGCCCCGCCACCGTATCGGCCCCGTCGTCCACGCCCTGCTCCTCCTCGGCCGGCAGCAGGGCCCCACCGAACTCGCCGGACGCCTGGAGGAGTTGCTCGACGCCCTGGACGCCCTGCTGCCCCCGGGCACCCCGGCCCCCGACGACCCCACCTGGTGGGCCACCCGTCTCCTGGCCGAGGTCCTGCTCCGGGTGCCCGACGCGACGCCGTACACCAGGGTGCTGCGGTTCCTCACCGAACGGATCGGCGCCTGGCGGGCCCAGGGCCGAGGCGTGCCGGCCGAGTTCGGGCCGGACTTCTGGGCCTCGCTGCCCCTGCCCGAGGCGGAACGGTTCGACCTGCTGCGACGCCTGGTCGTGGCCGACCCCGCCACCGGCGAGGGGCCCCGCTATCTGGATGCGGTCTCCCGGCTGCTCGCGGCCGACCCCGCCGCCGTACAACCGCTGCTCACCCGCTGGTTCCCCGACGACACCCCCTTGGTCGCGACCCCGGACGCCACCGTGGCGACGGCCGCGCAGGCGCTGCTGCACACCCATCGCCGCTCCGCCCTGGACGAGCTGACCGAGGCACTCGTCGACAGCGCGCACCGACGTGGCGACGAGCTCCTCGCCGTACTGTCCGAGGAGGAGCCTTCCGCGGTGTGCCGGGCCGTCGACCGCTGGGCGCACGACGACCGTCCGGCCCGGCGCGTCGCGGGGCTCGCGTACGCGCTGCGGACCGCTCCGCACGTGCGCACGGACGCCGACCGTGAGCTCCTGCGCTACGCGGCACTCGCCCTCCTGGGCCGCCCCGCCGACGTCACCCTGCACAGTGGCGCGCTCGCCCTGCTCGTACGGGATCCGCTGACCAGGCAGCGGTATCTGCCGCAGGCGCTGGAACGCTTCGCGGCCGGTGACCCGCAGCTGCCCGCGAGCGCCGTGGTCACCGCTCTCGCCACCGACCCGGACCCGGTCCTGGACGCCTTCCGCGCGCGGCTGCGCACGCCGGGCGCCGAGGGCTCGGACGGAGAGGCCCTGCGTACGCTCGCCGAGGTCACCACGCCCGGCCTCGCGCGCCGCGTCACCACCCTCGTACGGGAGGTCGTCGCACAGCGCCCCGAGGTGGCCGGGCACGTCGCGGTGTACGTCGACCGCAGACTGGAACACGGCCCGGGCACCCGCGCCGTACTGTTTCCGCTGGTCAGCGGCCTCATCGTCGACGGTCCCGTCCAGGTGCGCGCGGCCCTCGCGGCCGTCTTCGCCGAGCCCGGAACCCCCGTCTCCGGCCCGCTGCGGCGCGAACTGCTCGACCTGCTGATGGCGACCGAGCGGGACCCGTCCGTTCTGGACGCCCTGCTGCGGGCGGTCGTCGCGGGCACGACGGATAGGGCGGGTTCGAGCGAGGGTGAGGGCGCGGGCGGGGGGAGGGGCGCGGCCGTCCGGGTGCTGGTCCACCGGATCGGCCTGCTGCTCGTCCGTACGCCCGAAGGCGCCACCCGATTCGACTGGGCGCTCGTCGACCTGGCCCGCCACGTGCCCGGTTTCGCGGAGCTGGTGGCTGGGTGGCTCAATGGCACGCCCCAGGAATGGGCGGCGGTGGTCGGCCCCAGCACGCGTCGGATGATCGAGAACCTGGCGGGGTTGCCGGGCGTGCGGGTGCCCGCGTGA
- the rbfA gene encoding 30S ribosome-binding factor RbfA — protein MADNARAKRLADLIREVVAQKLLRGIKDPRLGSHVTITDTRVTGDLREATVFYTVYGDDEERAAAAAGLESAKGVLRSEVGRAAGVKFTPTLTFVADALPDTAKTIDDLLDKARASDAQVRESASGAKYAGEADPYRKPGEDDDAAADEDAAAE, from the coding sequence GTGGCCGACAACGCGCGTGCCAAGAGGCTGGCGGACCTCATCCGAGAGGTGGTGGCCCAGAAGCTGCTGCGCGGGATCAAGGACCCGCGGCTCGGCTCCCACGTCACCATCACGGACACCCGGGTCACCGGGGACCTGCGGGAGGCGACCGTCTTCTACACGGTGTACGGGGACGACGAGGAGCGGGCGGCCGCCGCCGCGGGGCTGGAGAGCGCCAAGGGCGTCCTCCGTTCCGAGGTCGGCCGTGCCGCCGGTGTGAAGTTCACGCCGACGCTCACCTTCGTGGCCGACGCCCTCCCGGACACCGCCAAGACCATCGACGACCTCCTCGACAAGGCGCGGGCCTCGGACGCCCAGGTGCGCGAGAGCGCCTCGGGTGCCAAGTACGCCGGCGAGGCCGACCCGTACCGCAAGCCGGGCGAGGACGACGACGCCGCCGCCGACGAGGATGCCGCCGCCGAATGA